One genomic region from Osmerus mordax isolate fOsmMor3 chromosome 4, fOsmMor3.pri, whole genome shotgun sequence encodes:
- the armc10 gene encoding armadillo repeat-containing protein 10, whose product MGDGSVIPKIGHMKALLGIMAGAGASYGIYKLISGGSFNKTRNKKSASSGSRGLKSTETGDIVLHPGSLLAKVSGLEVVRAHRANAKCRTVDQASTESTGDIVSKSSGSLEPQHLEMLLSLLQNNHPSDRAEILLTLGNTAAFTVNQDLMRELGGLHVIAGFLSDPVPEVRVQTLNALNNLSMNIRNQELIKVYVPQVLELIEMSPVNSDLQLAALRLLTNLSVTDEHQHLLCGSVSLLLSLLVVSNEVLQIQVLKVLVNVSSNPDMMDDIVQAQAPASVVLLFDGRTSPAVLLRLLTFAGNLKAWRPSALVAEDLRRRQDCLYRVLLDQSSQLHSRLVQLLSHPEGEVRAQVARILT is encoded by the exons ATGGGCGATGGCAGCGTCATACCCAAAATTGGTCATATGAAAGCGCTGCTAGGAATTATGGCTGGAGCAGGAGCCTCGTACGGGATCTATAAACTTATCAGTGGAGGAAGCTTCAACAAGACGAGAAACAAAAAAAGTGCCTCCAGTGGAAGTCGTGGCCTGAAGAGTACCGAAACAGGTGACATCGTCCTCCACCCTGGAAGCCTTTTAGCCAAGGTTTCGGGATTGGAGGTTGTTCGTGCACACAGAGCTAACGCTAAATGTCGGACGGTGGACCAGGCATCAA CCGAATCTACAGGCGACATTGTGTCCAAGTCCTCTGGAAGTTTGGAACCTCAACACCTGGAGATGCTACTGTCTCTCCTTCAGAACAACCACCCCTCTGACAGAGCTGAGATCCTCCTCACCTTGGGAAACACTGCTGCCTTCACCGTCAACCAG GATCTGATGCGAGAGTTAGGGGGCCTTCATGTCATTGCTGGCTTCCTGTCTGACCCTGTGccagaggtcagagttcagacTCTAAATGCCTTGAACAACCTGAGCATGAATATCAGGAACCAGGAGCTAATCAAG GTGTACGTGCCCCAAGTTCTGGAGCTGATCGAAATGTCCCCGGTGAACTCTGACCTCCAGCTTGCTGCCCTCAGGTTGCTGACTAACCTGTCCGTCACTGACGAGCACCAGCACCTGCTCTGcggctctgtctccctcctcctctctttgttAGTCGTCAGCAATGAAGTGTTACAG atccaagttttaaaagtacTTGTGAATGTGTCCTCAAATCCTGACATGATGGATGACATTGTTCAAGCCCAG gcgcCTGCCTCGGTTGTGCTGCTGTTTGACGGGCGAACTAGTCCAGCTGTCCTCCTGAGGCTGCTGACCTTCGCTGGGAACCTGAAGGCCTGGAGACCCTCGGCACTGGTGGCGGAAGAcctgaggaggaggcaggactgCCTGTACCGGGTCCTGCTAGACCAGTCCTCTCAGCTTCACAGCAGGCtggtccagctgctctctcaccCTGAAGGGGAGGTCCGGGCCCAGGTGGCACGCATCCTCACATAa